From the genome of Paracidovorax avenae:
GAAACTCGAAGGAACGGGGGCGGCGGGGGAGGAACTGCGTCGGGGGGCGGACACCATGCGAAGACCACGGAAAGGGGAAAGGGCCGGCTGACGGACACCGCCGGCCTCGGGGCATTATGCTCAGCCGCCGCGCCCCCTACCGATGCCCCGCTCCGCCCCCGATCCCGCCGACCTTCCCGCCCGCCCGCGCCGCCGGCCCTCGGCGCGCGACCTGCGCTGGGCGAGCGGGCTGACGCTGTGGCTCTACGTGGCGCTGCACCTGGCCACGCATGCCGCGGGCCTGGTATCGCTGCAGGCAGCCGAGGCGCTGCGCCGCGCGGTGCATGCCGCATGGGCCACCACGCCCGGCACGGTGCTGCTGTACGGCGCCTTCGCCGTGCACCTCGCGATGGCCGGCACCGCCCTCTGGCAGCGGCGCAGCTGGCGCATGCCGCCCGTCGAGGCGTTGCGCATCGCCCTGGGATTGCTGCTGCCGCTGCTGCTGGCCACGCACGTGGTGGGCACGCGCTGGCTGGAAAGCACCTGGGGCGTGGAGCCCTCCTACCTGCGCATCGTGCGCGCCATCTGGTCGCCCGAGTCCCTGGCGCGCCAGGCGCTGCTCCTGACACTCGCCTGGCTGCATGGCTGCCTCGGCCTGCACCTGGCCCTGCGGCACCGCGCGGCATGGCGCCGCCACCAGGCCCTGCTGCTGACGGCGGCGGTGCTGTTGCCGGTGCTCGCGCTGCTGGGCACGCTGGCCATGGGCCGGGAAATCGCCTGGACCGCGCAGGCCGTGCGCGCACCCGGACCGCCGCGCCCGGCCGCGGAAGCCGCGCGCGCCCTGGGCGAGGGCCTCCAGCTTGGCTGGCTGATGGCCCTGGCGGCCCTCGTGGCGCTCCGGTTCGCGGCGGGCGCGCTGCGCCGCCTGCGCGGCGAAGGCTGCGTGACGCTGCAATACCCTGGCCGCACCGTGCAGGTGGCCCGGGGCACCAGCGTGCTGGACGCCAGCCGCCTGCACGGCATCCCGCACCTGTCCCTGTGCGGAGGGCGGGCGCGCTGCTCCACCTGCCGCGTGCGCGTGGAAGCGGAAGACGGCAGCCTGCCGCCGCCGGGGCGCGATGAACTGCGCACGCTGCAGCGCGTGAACGCCCCGGAGGGCGTGCGGCTGGCCTGCCAGCTCCGGCCTCAGGGCCGGGTGCGCGTCACGCCGCTCTTCCAGCCCGGCGCCGGCACGGCGGCGGCTCGTCCGGGACGCGAGCGGCAGGTGGCCGTGCTGTTCGTGGACCTGCGCCGCTGGTCGGGGCTGGCGGAACGCCAGTGGCCCTTCGATCTCGCCTGGGTGCTGGACCAGTATTTCGAGCGTGTGGGCAGCGCCGTGCGCGAGGCCGGCGGGCTGCCCAACCAGTTCATCGGCGACAGCGTGATGGCCCTCTTCGGGCTGGACTGCGACCTGCCCACGGCCTGCCGCCAGGCCCTGGCGGCCGCCGCGGCCATCGAGGAACGCATGGAGGCATGGAACGAAGCCTTCCAGGCGCAGTTCGGCCACGCGCTGGACTTCGGCATGGGGCTGCATGCGGGCGCCGTCGCCGTCGGGCAGGTGGGCTTCGAGGACACGACCACCTTCACGGCCGTGGGCGAAGTGGTGAACACCGCGAGCCGTCTGCAGGACCACTCCAAGGTGGTGGGCGCGCGCCTCGTGCTCTCGGCGGACGTGGCGCGCCTGGCGGGCATGCAGGAGCGGCTCGGCACGCCCGGCGCGATCACCGTGCGGGGACGCTCGCGGCCCCTCGACGTGCTGCACGTGGCGCGGCCCTCGTCCCTGCGCACGCCCTCCGCCGGCTGAGCTCCCGGTCCGGCCATCTGCAGGAAGCTGTGCGCTTTCGCACAGACCTGGACAGGGTCGCAGGAACACACTTGCCTCCATGCCGCAACGCAACACGCAACGCGGCGATGACCCGACCGAAAGGAACCACACCATGACTGCACGCCGTCCCTCCTCTCTCGCCCTCGCGCTGGCCGCACTCGCCTTCGCCGGCGGCGCCTTCGCCGCGCCCTCCTCGCAGGACGACTGGTTCGGCGCCGAGCCCGCCGCACAGGGCAAGCCCCTGTCGCGCGCGGAAGTGGCCGCGGACCTGGCTCTGTGGGATCGCGCAGGCCTGCGCGGCGTGGGCGAGGGCGACCGCAGCGCCCTGGCCGACCCCGCCAACGAGCAGCGCCTGGCCGAGTACCACCGTCTTCGCAGCGGGCCCGAATACCTGGCCGAAGTGCGCCGCCAAGGCGGGGAAGCCCGCTCCGTGGCCGGCCAGTCCACTGCGGCCGGCGGCAACTGACCTGCGCCCGCCGTCGCGTCTGAAACCGCCTGTTATCCCACGGCACCGCACCCCTGGGAGCACAGGCCGGTCGGACACAGACCTACACGAATCCGTGCGTTTTCGCACATGCAGGGGCCGGGATGAGGCGCAAACTTCGTCCCATGCAGAACGCAATCCGGCGCGCTGCACATTGTCCACCTTGTCGAAGAAAGGACTCATCGCCATGAATCGCAAGCATCTCATCGCCATCGCCACCATCGCCTTCGCA
Proteins encoded in this window:
- a CDS encoding adenylate/guanylate cyclase domain-containing protein, which gives rise to MPRSAPDPADLPARPRRRPSARDLRWASGLTLWLYVALHLATHAAGLVSLQAAEALRRAVHAAWATTPGTVLLYGAFAVHLAMAGTALWQRRSWRMPPVEALRIALGLLLPLLLATHVVGTRWLESTWGVEPSYLRIVRAIWSPESLARQALLLTLAWLHGCLGLHLALRHRAAWRRHQALLLTAAVLLPVLALLGTLAMGREIAWTAQAVRAPGPPRPAAEAARALGEGLQLGWLMALAALVALRFAAGALRRLRGEGCVTLQYPGRTVQVARGTSVLDASRLHGIPHLSLCGGRARCSTCRVRVEAEDGSLPPPGRDELRTLQRVNAPEGVRLACQLRPQGRVRVTPLFQPGAGTAAARPGRERQVAVLFVDLRRWSGLAERQWPFDLAWVLDQYFERVGSAVREAGGLPNQFIGDSVMALFGLDCDLPTACRQALAAAAAIEERMEAWNEAFQAQFGHALDFGMGLHAGAVAVGQVGFEDTTTFTAVGEVVNTASRLQDHSKVVGARLVLSADVARLAGMQERLGTPGAITVRGRSRPLDVLHVARPSSLRTPSAG
- a CDS encoding DUF4148 domain-containing protein; its protein translation is MTARRPSSLALALAALAFAGGAFAAPSSQDDWFGAEPAAQGKPLSRAEVAADLALWDRAGLRGVGEGDRSALADPANEQRLAEYHRLRSGPEYLAEVRRQGGEARSVAGQSTAAGGN